In Silene latifolia isolate original U9 population chromosome X, ASM4854445v1, whole genome shotgun sequence, the following proteins share a genomic window:
- the LOC141619831 gene encoding DEMETER-like protein 2 encodes MILGSNKNREQYEKTVLQESGYCTEQARKISLENDICMSRKGKGKMVQEIGPQTPSPSKWKSSLENKVESACYNTRRRRLELDGASLPCKRRSLMSNETNMANVESKETFNTRQDKKGRDKIGVVGPQTPSPAKGKGVRGPTNDGITQLKSDACRKEPESVYVSNKVEKAYYYTRCVKNLVINELTRGQVVSNRPSRTDTDQRPKRTGQLMDERRVSFKGLKKKKRKIRKVDNVERKATTAWYELLSAVPSDNVDGIWPEVLFIVKVGKVQGPRLYRPWKGSVLDSVLGTLLTQRVGDDTSSSAFMSLSMKFPQDSDCDLYSRHHRILRQKRSNACSNFDSGHKTGNMSNFGKQRRIPFNEMNWRKSKEGKIPEEEGDSDWEKLRKEGGSVRDAAKVDSVDWYAVMRSNVDDVAEAIFVRGMNQKLAIRIKDFLNRLVLDYGNLDLEWLRNIPPQKTKDFLLSIYGIGLKSTECIRLLTLRQPAFPVDVNVARVTVRLGWVPAPSISDAILMRLLEQSSKLHDRIHHYLSQRLSKFDKDTLYQLHCHMITFGKVFCTRQNPNCAECPMRSDCRYYASLANNSSPFVHEKDIEDMGNSRRIVTKAEVTMSIQKEATIYTNPDDSIAPKTPVKFPLPRCQSTRVKKNTSVKARQFGGSKTRTGHFIYELPDLHPFLETFEDRDPDDPSPYLLVTWETDLTKPGETSANKSPSTNCVKGSKTVPGTIMIPCRTALKGNFPLNATHFQANEVFADWQTSQIPFDIPVRTLEGVPRKQLYCGSSLTNIVKGCSANDIRRLFHEGYICTRSFDRKTYATRSLDGRWRKLTITKKTSIKRERC; translated from the exons ATGATTTTAGGTTCTAATAAGAACAGAGAACAATATGAGAAGACGGTGTTGCAGGAAAGTGGATACTGTACTGAACAGGCAAGGAAGATTAGCTTAGAGAACGATATCTGTATGTCgagaaaaggaaagggtaagaTGGTTCAGGAGATTGGACCACAAACACCTTCACCTTCAAAATGGAAGTCCAGTTTAGAAAATAAGGTAGAATCCGCTTGCTATAACACTCGGAGAAGGCGTCTGGAATTAGATGGCGCATCTTTGCCATGTAAAAGGAGGAGCTTGATGTCAAATGAGACTAATATGGCTAATGTGGAGTCCAAAGAGACCTTTAACACTCGACAAGATAAGAAAGGAAGAGACAAAATCGGGGTGGTGGGACCTCAGACACCTTCACCGGCAAAAGGAAAAGGAGTGAGAGGTCCGACAAATGATGGGATCACCCAATTAAAATCAGACGCCTGTAGGAAAGAACCTGAGTCGGTTTATGTTTCAAACAAGGTAGAGAAGGCTTACTATTATACTCGCTGCGTAAAAAATCTTGTGATAAACGAGTTGACGCGTGGACAAGTGGTGAGTAATCGACCTAGCAGGACCGACACTGACCAACGTCCAAAAAGGACTGGTCAATTGATGGACGAAAGAAGAGTCTCCTTCAAGGgcctgaaaaagaagaaaaggaaaataagaaAAGTCGATAATGTTGAAAGGAAGGCCACAACGGCATGGTACGAATTGCTGAGTGCTGTTCCCTCGGACAATGTTGATGGCATTTGGCCTGAAGTACTGTTCATTGTTAAAGTAGGCAAAGTTCAAG GTCCAAGATTATACCGGCCATGGAAAGGATCAGTTTTAGATTCGGTTCTTGGTACTCTCTTGACTCAGAGAGTCGGTGATGACACTTCGAG TTCTGCCTTCATGTCTCTTAGCATGAAGTTTCCGCAGGATTCTGATTGCGATCTGTACAGTCGGCATCACAGAATACTGAGACAGAAAAGATCAAATGCTTGTTCTAATTTTGACTCCGGTCATAAGACGGGGAATATGTCTAATTTTGGAAAACAAAGAAGGATTCCTTTTAATGAAATGAATTGGAGGAAATCAAAGGAAGGCAAAATTCCCGAGGAAGAGGGCGATTCTGATTGGgaaaaattaaggaaagaaggaGGTTCAGTAAGAGATGCTGCTAAAGTCGATTCTGTTGACTGGTATGCTGTTATGCGATCAAATGTTGACGATGTTGCTGAGGCCATTTTTGTAAGGGGGATGAACCAGAAGCTTGCTATTCGCATTAAA GATTTTCTGAACCGGCTTGTGTTGGATTACGGAAATTTGGACCTTGAATGGCTGAGAAACATCCCGCCTCAAAAAACCAA GGATTTTCTTCTCAGTATATACGGAATTGGGCTGAAGAGTACAGAATGTATCCGTCTCTTGACACTTCGACAACCAGCCTTTCCG GTTGATGTTAATGTTGCTCGGGTAACAGTGCGGCTAGGTTGGGTTCCCGCTCCATCAATCAGTGACGCCATTTTAATGCGTCTGTTGGAACA GAGTTCCAAGTTACATGATCGGATACATCACTACCTTTCACAGCGATTGTCCAAATTTGATAAAGACACTCT GTACCAACTTCACTGTCATATGATTACTTTTGGGAAG GTTTTCTGCACAAGACAGAACCCTAATTGCGCTGAATGTCCAATGAGATCAGACTGTAGATACTATGCTAGTCTAGCTAACAACTCTTCGCCCTTCGTCCACGAAAAAGATATAGAAGACATGGGCAATTCTCGAAGAATTGTAACAAAAGCAGAAGTAACAATGTCAATACAGAAGGAAGCTACCATCTACACCAACCCTGATGACTCTATCGCTCCAAAGACTCCTGTTAAATTTCCATTGCCGAGATGCCAAAGCACCAGAGTCAAGAAAAATACTTCTGTAAAAGCGAGACAGTTTGGTGGAAGTAAGACAAGGACAGGACACTTCAT CTATGAACTTCCGGATTTGCATCCTTTTCTGGAAACA TTTGAAGATCGAGACCCTGACGATCCATCTCCGTATCTTCTTGTCACTTGGGAGACAG ATCTCACAAAACCCGGAGAGACCTCGGCAAATAAGTCTCCAAGCACTAATTGTGTAAAAGGATCTAAAACAGTTCCCGGAACAATCATG ATTCCATGCAGAACAGCATTGAAAGGGAACTTTCCGCTTAATGCGACTCATTTTCAGGCAAATGAG gTTTTTGCAGATTGGCAGACTAGCCAAATACCATTCGACATCCCGGTCAGAACACTTGAGGGAGTTCCTCGTAAACAATTGTATTGTGGCTCTAGTTTGACAAACATTGTTAAAG GTTGCTCGGCGAATGATATCCGTCGGCTTTTTCATGAAG GTTATATATGTACCCGGTCTTTTGACCGGAAAACATATGCCACAAGATCTCTAGATGGACGATGGCGTAAATTAACCATTACCAAAAAGACAAGTATCAAGAGAGAAAGATGTTGA